The Musa acuminata AAA Group cultivar baxijiao chromosome BXJ1-3, Cavendish_Baxijiao_AAA, whole genome shotgun sequence genome window below encodes:
- the LOC103974802 gene encoding subtilisin-like protease SBT3.10 isoform X3 has product MGTHCTPPSTFLLLFVLGFFRMEALGDEASTKLYIVCLEERQHEGPELVTASHHEMLSSVLGSKDAAFNSIVYSYRYGFSGFAARLKESQADQIAALPEVLSIEPSRAFRLQTTRSWDYLGLGYQHHQPPGLLEKGKEGDGIIIGVVDTGIWPESRSFNDDGYGPVPSRWKGKCEVGQNFTVNHCNRKIIGARYYSKDARPSDVAQDYDSPRDANGHGTHTASTAAGSLVSDANFHGLGGGTARGGAPRARLAIYKVCWVSGRCGKADVLQAIDDAVGDGVDILSLSIGGHGYFPASLGAVKKGTTVVFSGGNDGPVPQTINNAVPWVITVAASTIDRSFPTDIILGNRRTLVGQSMCYASSDPGYKVLVAFDSCSVVPQYLTQLADKIVLCFDRTFSGSEAAAGETSRLLGKLSQAGARGAIIARFPRSIPPDCSGITCVLVDYDVGGQIANYARVETASGRIPLVHVNPASNIVGSQVMSPRVAAFSGRGPSTGYPDLVKPDITAPGVNILAAVRDGYQFMPGTSMACSHVSGIAALLKVVHPDWSPAAIKSALVTTAYTTNERGFPVEAEAIPRKLADPFDFGGGHIDPNRAMDPGLIYDIHPNDYVNFFRYTNRASNSTSGQNHLKLPSGAIPDLRKSGVGSSRTYDLNLPSISIPDLRETPVKVIRTVTNVGDTHGRYMAVVQTPAGVKMEVQPSVLHFRASGEKLNFEVTFTPLHNVQGGFTFGSLTWVHRRGKNSQRFSSTATCKMGYQHLLSSMLLLLFLSSFIQMAALGRTPSSTKLLYIVYMGERQHEDPDLVTASHHHMLSSVLGSKEEAVSSIVYSYKHGFSGFAAMLTESQAHQIAEMPEVISVNPSRSVPLLTTRSWDYLDLGFEQPQPTGLLARGNFGDGIIIGVVDTGIWPESRSFDDHGYGPVPSRWKGTCEVGQNFTVNHCNRKIIGARWYAGGVDPSLIEGGYQSPRDSEGHGTHTASTAAGSLVSDASFHGLGAGTARGGAPRARLAIYKACWAKAGCPDAAVLKAIDDAIHDGVDILSLSLGGVLHPYFASIHAVAKGITVIFAGGNDGPVTQTIANDMPWVITVAASTIDRSFPTLLTLGDNQTVVGQSLLYESMDEGFTKLAYGGSCSRDALNSSDVVGKIVLCYELAIASSTPPKRHFPLAAINVQEAGGKGIIFAQYSASILHYIDEICNGTVCVFVDYEMATLMSIYAESTRSPLVKVSPTQDMAGSGVMSPRVAAFSSRGPSILFPDLVKPDITAPGFLILAAVKDSYKFDSGTSMACPHVSGVVALLKAAHPQWSPAAIKSALVTTA; this is encoded by the exons ATGGGTACCCATTGTACTCCGCCCTCCACCTTTCTACTTCTCTTCGTTTTGGGTTTCTTCCGAATGGAAGCTCTCGGAGACGAAGCATCAACCAAG CTGTACATTGTGTGTCTTGAAGAGCGGCAACACGAAGGTCCGGAGCTTGTGACCGCGTCCCACCATGAGATGCTGTCTTCTGTGTTGGGGAG CAAGGATGCGGCATTCAATTCAATCGTCTACAGCTACAGATACGGCTTCTCGGGCTTTGCAGCCAGGCTTAAGGAATCCCAAGCAGATCAAATTGCAG CCTTGCCGGAAGTACTGAGCATCGAGCCAAGCCGCGCATTTCGTCTGCAAACTACGCGAAGCTGGGACTACCTTGGTCTAGGTTATCAGCATCACCAACCGCCAGGACTACTTGAGAAAGGCAAGGAAGGCGATGGCATCATCATCGGAGTTGTCGACACAG GCATCTGGCCGGAATCGAGAAGCTTCAACGACGATGGTTATGGCCCCGTCCCATCCCGTTGGAAAGGAAAGTGTGAAGTAGGTCAAAACTTCACCGTCAACCACTGCAACCGCAAGATCATCGGTGCAAGATACTACAGTAAAGACGCCCGCCCGTCTGACGTCGCGCAAGACTACGACTCCCCCCGTGACGCCAATGGCCATGGAACACACACCGCTTCCACCGCAGCAGGTTCTCTGGTAAGCGATGCAAACTTCCACGGTCTCGGTGGCGGTACAGCAAGAGGAGGCGCTCCTCGTGCGCGGCTAGCAATCTACAAGGTGTGCTGGGTATCAGGAAGATGCGGGAAAGCCGACGTACTACAAGCCATAGATGATGCGGTGGGTGATGGTGTGGACATATTGTCACTGTCGATCGGTGGGCACGGTTATTTTCCGGCGTCACTAGGCGCGGTAAAGAAGGGGACAACGGTGGTCTTCTCTGGGGGAAACGATGGCCCCGTCCCTCAAACAATCAACAACGCGGTGCCATGGGTCATCACGGTGGCTGCCAGCACTATCGATCGCTCTTTTCCGACCGACATAATCCTTGGAAACCGACGAACTCTGGTG GGCCAATCTATGTGCTACGCGTCCAGTGATCCAGGATACAAAGTTCTTGTAGCTTTTGACAG TTGCTCAGTGGTGCCTCAATATCTCACGCAATTAGCAGACAAGATTGTGTTATGCTTTGATCGTACATTTTCTGGCTCTGAAGCTGCTGCCGGTGAGACCTCCCGGTTGCTAGGGAAATTGTCGCAAGCCGGAGCAAGGGGAGCTATTATTGCACGATTCCCACGCAGCATCCCCCCAGACTGCAGCGGCATTACATGCGTCCTCGTGGATTATGATGTAGGCGGACAGATAGCCAACTATGCCAGGGTGGAAACTGCCAG TGGGAGAATCCCCTTGGTGCATGTGAACCCTGCATCCAACATCGTCGGGAGCCAAGTGATGTCGCCGAGGGTGGCAGCTTTCTCCGGAAGAGGGCCGAGTACAGGCTATCCGGACTTAGTGAAG CCTGACATCACAGCTCCGGGAGTCAATATCTTGGCGGCAGTGAGAGATGGGTATCAATTTATGCCAGGAACTTCAATGGCTTGTTCTCATGTATCTGGAATTGCAGCTCTTCTCAAAGTAGTGCATCCCGATTGGTCTCCAGCTGCCATCAAATCAGCACTTGTCACCACCG CCTATACAACCAACGAACGCGGGTTCCCAGTAGAAGCAGAAGCGATTCCTCGGAAGCTGGCCGATCCTTTCGACTTTGGCGGAGGGCATATCGATCCTAACCGAGCCATGGATCCTGGACTTATTTATGATATCCATCCAAATGATTACGTCAACTTCTTTCGCTACACAAACCGTGCATCGAACAGTACTAGTGGCCAAAATCACTTGAAGCTGCCCTCAGGCGCCATTCCTGACCTCAGGAAATCTGGAGTGGGTAGCAGCCGTACATATGATCTGAATCTTCCCTCCATCTCCATTCCCGACCTGAGAGAAACGCCTGTGAAAGTGATAAGAACCGTCACTAACGTGGGCGACACGCATGGCCGTTACATGGCCGTAGTGCAGACTCCAGCCGGTGTTAAGATGGAAGTGCAGCCATCTGTTCTACACTTCAGGGCTTCCGGCGAGAAGCTTAACTTTGAGGTGACGTTCACGCCGCTGCACAATGTGCAAGGAGGCTTCACGTTCGGAAGCTTGACTTGGGTTCATCGACGTGGGAAGAATTCG CAACGCTTCTCCTCCACAGCCACATGCAAGATGGGTTACCAGCATCTTCTATCCTCTATGCTTCTACTTCTCTTCCTTTCAAGCTTCATCCAAATGGCAGCACTTGGACGTACACCATCATCGACCAAG CTTCTGTACATAGTGTACATGGGAGAGAGGCAACACGAAGATCCAGACCTCGTGACTGCGTCGCACCATCATATGCTGTCTTCCGTACTGGGGAG CAAGGAGGAAGCCGTGAGTTCAATTGTCTACAGCTATAAGCATGGCTTCTCGGGCTTTGCAGCCATGCTTACAGAATCTCAAGCACACCAAATTGCAG AAATGCCGGAAGTGATCAGTGTCAATCCAAGCCGCAGCGTTCCACTGCTTACTACGCGAAGCTGGGACTACCTTGATCTTGGTTTTGAACAACCCCAACCCACAGGACTACTTGCAAGAGGCAACTTCGGCGATGGGATCATCATCGGCGTCGTCGACACAG GCATTTGGCCGGAATCGAGAAGCTTTGATGACCATGGTTACGGCCCCGTCCCATCCCGTTGGAAAGGAACGTGTGAAGTAGGTCAAAACTTCACCGTCAACCACTGCAACCGCAAGATCATCGGTGCAAGATGGTACGCCGGAGGCGTCGACCCTTCTCTCATCGAAGGAGGCTACCAGTCTCCCCGGGATTCCGAGGGCCACGGAACGCACACGGCTTCCACGGCAGCAGGCTCGTTGGTGAGTGATGCGAGCTTCCATGGTCTGGGCGCCGGCACAGCGAGAGGAGGAGCTCCTCGTGCCCGGCTAGCAATCTACAAGGCATGCTGGGCAAAAGCAGGGTGTCCCGACGCTGCTGTGCTGAAGGCGATAGATGATGCTATCCATGATGGCGTGGACATCTTATCACTCTCACTTGGGGGCGTACTTCACCCATACTTTGCTTCCATACATGCGGTAGCAAAGGGGATAACTGTGATCTTCGCTGGAGGCAACGATGGACCCGTTACCCAGACCATTGCTAATGACATGCCGTGGGTGATCACCGTCGCAGCCAGCACAATCGATCGCTCTTTTCCTACCCTCCTAACCCTCGGAGACAATCAAACTGTGGTG GGACAATCCCTCCTCTATGAATCCATGGACGAAGGATTCACGAAGCTAGCATACGGGGGGAG TTGCTCGCGCGACGCTCTGAATTCGAGTGATGTAGTCGGAAAGATTGTGCTCTGTTACGAGCTTGCCATCGCCTCAAGCACACCACCCAAGCGACACTTTCCACTGGCTGCCATTAATGTTCAGGAAGCAGGAGGGAAGGGCATTATCTTTGCACAGTACTCCGCCAGCATCCTCCACTACATCGACGAAATTTGCAACGGCACCGTATGCGTCTTTGTAGATTACGAGATGGCCACACTAATGTCCATTTATGCCGAGAGTACGAG ATCCCCCCTGGTGAAGGTGAGCCCAACGCAGGATATGGCCGGGAGTGGAGTTATGTCGCCCAGGGTCGCAGCTTTCTCGTCGAGAGGGCCGAGTAtattgttcccagatctagtcaaG CCCGATATCACAGCTCCCGGATTCCTTATCCTGGCCGCAGTAAAAGATTCCTATAagtttgactccgggacttccatGGCTTGCCCCCATGTCTCTGGCGTAGTAGCTCTTCTTAAAGCAGCACATCCCCAGTGGTCTCCTGCTGCCATCAAATCAGCACTCGTCACAACTG CATGA